TCAAAATGGCAAGTATAACCATTTGGATTCTTCACAAGATAATCCTGATGATATTCTTCGGCAGTCCAAAATTTAGAATAAGGTTCCAACGTCGTAACAACTTTGCCCGGCCATTTACCTGAATCATCAACAATTTTAATTACTTCATCAGCATCTTGTTTTTCTTCCTCATTCTGAATAAATATCGCAGATCTGTAACTAGAACCTCTGTCATTACCTTGTCTGTCGACAGTTGTTGGATCATGCATTCTGAAAAAATAATCTAATAATTCTTTAAACGAAGTTTCGTTAGCATCGTAGGTAATTTCTATTCCTTCGGCATGTCCCGGATGATTTGGATAGGTTGGATTTTCGTTGTCTCCGCCAATATAACCTACTTCGGTATCTTTTACTCCAGGTCGCACGCGAAACAGATCTTCCATTCCCCAAAAACAACCTCCGGCTATGTACGCTTTTTTTAAATTTTCCATGGTATTTTATTTTTAATATCCTTAAGATTAGACGCTAATATCTATTTTAAATATATACTCTCATCCTATCTTATTTGAGCAGTTAAATTAATACTATATTTTTAGAACATTCGCATTTCTTAACAAAATTAAAGAGAACTTTCACAAACATTTTTGTAGAAGTATATTCTTATTTTATTCTTCAAATATTATAATTTATCCTCTAAAATAGCGAAATAATCAGTTCTAAGCCATATTTAACATATGTTTATATTACATTCTCTATACTTTTGTATTTTCCTTATTGACTGAATGAATAATCTACTACAACCTTTACCTCACAACGAGACAGAGCGACTTGCGGCATTAAAGCGTTACAATATTCTCGATACTTTGCCTGAATATGCTTTTGATGATGCAACAGCACTCGTTGCTTATATATGCGGTGTGCCCATTGCACATATTTCTTTTATAGACGAAAACAGACAATGGTTTAAATCTGAAATTGGAATTGGAGTAACAGAAGTTCCTCGTGATATTAGTTTTTGCAGATATACAATTATGCAATCCGAATTGGTTGAAATATCCGATACTTTTTTAAGCGAAAGATTTAAAAACGATCCAAATGTTCTTGATGGTTTTAAAGTGAGATTCTATGCCGGAATTCCGCTTACAACACCAGATGGTTATAATATTGGAACTATTTGTGCAATCGACCATGTTTCTAAAGAGTTGAATGAAAATCAACGAAATGCACTTTCGATTGTTGCAAAACACATTATCAATCAATTAGAATTAAGAACAAAAAATATTGATCTTGCAGCTCAGAAAAAAATTGCCGAACGCGCAGTTCT
This genomic window from Flavobacterium sp. 9 contains:
- the msrA gene encoding peptide-methionine (S)-S-oxide reductase MsrA, which produces MENLKKAYIAGGCFWGMEDLFRVRPGVKDTEVGYIGGDNENPTYPNHPGHAEGIEITYDANETSFKELLDYFFRMHDPTTVDRQGNDRGSSYRSAIFIQNEEEKQDADEVIKIVDDSGKWPGKVVTTLEPYSKFWTAEEYHQDYLVKNPNGYTCHFERFGTSFL